The genomic stretch AGGATCACGGCGTCCACCACCGAAAACGTGATGGTGCCGACCGTCACACCAATGGCCAGGACCAGGACGATGAAGATTGACTGAGCGGATCCGGCGCGGAGGGCGCGCATCGCATCGCGGAGCGTCAAACCTGCTGTTCGGAATCCACGAGGGGCGCCTGACAGCAACGCGATCCCAATCACGCGCAACACGTTCAGGTTCACCCACAATGCGGGCAGGCGGGGTCTGCGACCAGCCGCATTCCGCTCGGCCAGTTCCTCAAGGACGTCACCAATAGCGGCGGTCGCCTCGTCGCGCGACGAGGCCACGCTCAGGAGCCGGACGAGGACGCGGGCTGGAGTTGGCGTCATCACTCACCTCCGCTTGAGCACGCCCTCGAGGCCGACGAGCATGGTGTCGATCCGTCCGAGTGATTCCTGAACGGCCTTGACGCCAGACGCCTTGACCTCAAAGAACCGCTTCGGCCGGCCGCCCCGCTCCGGCGTGGGATCGCCGTAGGAAGAACGGACGAGGTCTTTGTCTTCCATACGACCCAGTGTGATCAGCACTGCGGCTCTGGACACTTTGCGACCTGTTCTCGTCTCGATATTTCGCGTCACCGCCAGCGGATACGCGGCCTCACCGAGACTCATCGTCGCCAGCAGCACCAGCAGTTCGAATTCGCCCAGCGGCGGGGCCAGATTGCGTGTCGGCATAAAGTGGTAACAAAGTTACCATGAAGGTCAAGCACCCGTACGATTTGCCCATGTGTCTAAATTACTCACTTGTATTTTTGACACATAGTCACAATAGTCATACGCTGGCGCATGGCATCCCACGGGCGCTACCTGTTGCCTCAGGTCAAGAAGGATCTCACCCGGAAGATGGTCTTTGTTTCCGGCCCACGACAGGTCGGCAAGACCACCATGGCGCGGGCCCTGCCCGGCGGAAAGACGGGGTATCTCACCTGGGACGACGCGGAAGACCGTGAGCGGATTCTCACGCAGCAGTTGCCATCGTCCACGCTCTGGATCTTCGACGAGTTGCACAAATACCGTCAGTGGCGCAACTACCTGAAGGGGCTGTACGACAAGCGACGGGCGCGTCAGCGCATCCTCGTCACGGGAAGTGGCCGTCTCGACTTCTATCGATTCGGCGGCGACTCGCTCCAGGGCCGCTACCACCTCCTGCGCCTGCATCCCTTGTCGGTCGCCGAGCTGCGGCTGAAGTCTCAGGGCGACCTTGGCGACCTGCTCACACTTGGAGGTTTTCCCGAACCGTACTGGAGCAGTTCCGAAGTGGAGGCCCGGCGCTGGTCGCGCGACTATCGCACGCGGCTCATCCGCGAGGACGTGGCTGGCCTGGAGCGGCTGCACGATCTGGGGCACCTCGAACTGCTCATGCTGCGTCTGCCTGAGCTCACCGGTTCCCCGCTGTCGATCAATGCCGTTCGTGAAGATTTGCAGGTGGCACACAAGACGGTGGCCAATTGGCTTGACGTCCTCGAACGCCTCTATGCCATCTTCAGGCTCTCGCCGTTCGGTGCCCCGCGCATCCGTGCGGTCAAGAAGGAACAGAAGCACTACCACTGGGACTGGACACTCGTGCAGGCCCCCGGTGCCCGCTTCGAGAACCTGGTGGCCTCACACCTCCTCAAGTGGGTGCATTTTCGGCAGGACACGGAAGGGCGTGACGTTGACCTTCGCTATTTCCGGGACCACGATCGTCGCGAGGTGGACTTCGTCGTGGTTGAGGGCCGAACCCCGGTGCTGATGGTGGAATGCAAACTCGACGACGCGCCCGTGGACCCCGGGTTGCGGTATCTGAAAGCCAGGTTTCCCGGGTGCGATGCGTGGCAGATTCACGCGAAAGGCACCAAGGACTACCAGACGGCCGAGGGCATCCGTGTGGCACCGGCCGTGACGCTGCTGAAAACCCTGGTCTGACGTCTCCGTGTTTATCCCCGGAGCTTACCGAGCATCCCCATGATGTCGTCCAGGGGATTGCCATCGCCGTCAAGGTCGAGCATTGACGCAATGCCGCCGCCCGATTTCCGGCCGCCGCCACCGGACGCGTTTCCGCCCAGCAGTCCACCAAGCAAGTCGCCCAGACCGCCGCCCATCGAAGACGGCATGACGCTGCCCCCGCCGCTTTGCTGCTTCGAGATAAAGCCGCCCACGAGCATCGCGAGCATCGGCAGCATCTTCTTGAGCAGCGACGGATCGAGTCCTGACTGCGATGCCGCGTTCTGTGCGACCGCGCGGCTCACGTCTTTCGATCCGAAGATCTGCCCAAGCACGTCATTGCCGCGCGCCACATTCGTCGGCTGCGCTCCCAGCACATCGTCGAGCAACCCACCACCACCGAACTGGTTGAGCAATCCGCCCAGGCCTTCGAGGCCAGACGACTGCCCCTGCGCCTGTTTCTTGAATCCGCCGAGGATGGCGGGCGCGAGGGCGTCGGCGCCACTGGCCACTTGCGCTTCGCTCACACCAAGTTCGCGCGCTATCGACTGAAGTCCGCCCATCTGGGCGAGAATGTCTGTGATCTGCATTACGTCTCTCCTACAATCGCTTGATGCCTGTCGTTCCCGACGTTTCAACCCGCACGATTATCTTCTGCGATGGCGCCACGAAAGGGAACCCTGGACCAGGCGGCTGGGGCGCGGTGGTGGTGACGCCGGATGGCCGCGTGACGGAACTGGGCGGTGCGATTCCCCACACGACCAACAACCGGATGGAGTTGACGGCGGCGATCAGCGCACTCGAGCGTGTGCAGTCGGTCGGCGGCCCACTGGACGTGTATACAGACTCCACATACGTCATCAAGGGCATCCGCGAGTGGATCTGGGCCTGGCGCCGGCGCGGATGGAAGACCGTGGAAGGCAACGACGTGCTCAACCGGGATCTGTGGGAAGTGATGTCGGCGCTGGTCCAGGCGCGCGGCACCTCTGTTATCGAATGGCACTATGTCCGAGGACACGTGGGCACGCCCGGCAACGAACGGTGTGACGCCATTGCGGATGGCCTTGCAAGGCACGCCCAGGTGAACCTGTACTCAGGCACCCTTCTGGGGTACGACGTCGATATTTCCGATGTGCCCGCGGACACGGCGGTACCGGTGCGAAGCGCAGGCCCTCGCAAGGAGAAGGTCGCCGCGCATTCATACGTCAGCGTGGTGGACGGCCGGCCGACCCGTCACGCCACCTGGGCCGAATGCGAACGCCACGTGAAGGGCCGCTCCGGCGCCAAGTTCAAGAAGTCCGTCAGCGCGGCTGATGAGGCCGCCATCCTGCGAAGCTGGAACGTCGACCCTTCCGATCTCTGATCACCGCTTCGTTGCGCCGGGGCCCTGAACGACGCGCCCGGGTGTGGCGTCGGTATGGACGCCATCTTTCAGGACGGGCACGCCGTTGACGAGTACGTGGACCATGCCGGTCGAATACTGGTGCGGCTTCTCGTACGTCGCGAGGTCTTCGACCTTCGCGGGATCAAAGACCGCAACATCCGCGAAGTACCCCGGCGCCAGACTCCCCCGCTTCTCGATGCGCAGCACCTTGGCGGGCTGTGAGGTCAACTTTCGTACGGCCTCCTGCAGCGTGAACACGCCCTCGCGGGTGTAGCGGCCGATGACGCGGGCGAAGCTGCCGTACGCCCGAGGGTGGGTGCTCGACTTCAGAAAGACACCTTCGGGCGCCATCGAGCCCGCGTCGGAGCTGAAGCTCATCCAGGGCAGCGCCATCTGGCGGCGGACATTCTCTTCCGACATCAGGAAGTACACGACCTGCACGCGGCTGCCGTCCTCGATCACCAGATCGATCGCGGTGTCTTCGGGCGACTTGCCTCGAGACTTCGCGACCTCGGCCAGTGTCTTGCCGGTGAGCGGCTTCAGCGCCTCGTTCTTGAAGCCGACAAGTAGCGTGCCCTCAGCGCCTGCAGCCAGATACAAGTTCTCCCACTCCGTGGTGCGCGTGGTCATCTCGCGGAGCACGCGTGGCCTGATCTTTGGGTCCTTGAGTCGGTTGGTCCAGGCCGTGTGGCCACCCTCCTGCACCCACGGCGGCATCGCCGCATCCAGCCCAGTGGACCCAGCCGTGTAGGTATACATGTCGGCGCTGATCTCCAGGCCTTCTGCCCTCGCGGACTCCACCTTCCGAATCACCTCATCGAGCTTGGTCCAGTTCTCTTTGCCTGCGGCCTTAAGGTGGTAGATCTCGGCCGGCACCTTCGCTTCGCGTGCAATCGTGATCAGCTCGTCCACCGCTTCCAGCAGTCGATTCCCTTCGCTGCGCATATGCGAGATGTAGATGCCGCCGTGTTCCCCCGCGACGCGCGCGAGTGCGACGAGTTCTGGTGTCTTCGCGTAGAACGCCGGCGCGTAGATCAGAGACGACCCAACGCCCAGCGCTCCTTCCTTCATGGCCTGGGCGACCAGGCCGCGCATGGTATCGAGCTCCGCCGGGGTCGGCTCGCGGTTCGCCTCGCCAAGCACGTGCGTCCTCACGGTGGTGGCGCCGATGAACGACGCGATGTTCGTCGAAACTCCCTTCGCGACCAGATGGTCCAGATACTCCTTGAGCGTCGTCCACTCGATGGCGTATTTGATGTCGCCTTGCTGCTCGACGATTTCGGTCTTCATCGCAGCGGTGAGCGGCCCGCCCGACGTGCCCTCGCCAAACACCTCGAGCGTCACACCCTGACGAATGTCGCTCTGCGAGCGGCCGTCGGCCAACAGCGGCGTGCCCGCCCAGCTCAACATGTTGATGAAGCCGGGTGCGACGGCCAGTCCCTTTGCGTCGATCTCCGTCCGGCCCTTGGCGTCCCCGATCGCGCCGACGGCCACGACCGTGTCCCCGTTGATCGCCACATCGCCCGTGACCGGCGCCCCACCACTGCCGTCGTAGATGGTCCCGTTGCGGATGAGGACGTCGTATTCGACAGGCCCGGCGCAGGCAGATGTCGTCAGGACAACCATAAACACGGTGGCCAGGTGGCGCATGGGTGAGAGCCTATCCCATCAGCGACCGCCGACGGTGCGGAAGCCGACGTCTTCGCCCAGGCGCACCGCAGCCCAAGCTAGGACACTGCGGTCAGGTGCTTGGTGAGCGTCAGCACGTTCTTGTCCCCTTCGCGGCGATATTCGAGGTCGTCCATCATCTCGCGAACGATGTGCAGGCCGAGTCCGCCGATGCGTCGCTCTTCGACCGGAGCGTCAAGGTCAGGCGTCGGAACGGTGAGGGGGTTGAACGGCTGCCCGCCATCGGTCACTTGGGCACGCAGCACCTCCCCATCCAGGCTCAGGCGTACGACGATTGGGTGCTCCTGCGCGTCGGAGAATGCGTAGGAAATGACGTTGGTGACGACTTCGTCAAGCGAGAGGTTGACTGCGAACATCACTTCGTCTGTGAGCTCGTGCTCGACGCCGAACGCTTCAACAGCAGCCGCCAGGCGCTCGATGTCCTTCAACCGGCTTGTGAGCGTCAGCGTCAGATCGGTGCTCACGGCCACGCCTCAGACATAGAGACGCCGCAACATGTCGGCAGCGGATTCGTCGAGCTGGTCGGCGCGGCGGATGTCTTCGAAACGGGCCAGCAGTTCGTCGGCTCTGAGGCGGCGCTTCTCGGCACCTCTGAAGTCGTGCAGCACGGCGCCGCGATGCATCATGACAAGGCGATCACCGAGATGGGCCGCCTGCTGCATCGAGTGAGTCACCATCAGCGTGGTGAGCCCGTCGCGGGCCACAATCTCCTCGCTGAGTGCGATGACCTGGTCGGCGCTTTTGGGATCGAGCGCGGCCGTGTGCTCGTCGAGCAACAACAGACGCGGCTTCAGCCACGTGGCCATCAGCAGCGTCAACGCCTGGCGCTGTCCGCCCGACAGGCTGCCGATCGCGTTGTCGAGCCGATCCTCCAGGCGCATGTTGAGACGCCGTACGCGGTCACGGAACTCGTCGCGCATCTTCGGGGTCAACGCCCACGACAGTCCCCGGCTCTTGCCCCGGCGGGCGGCGAGCGCGAGATTTTCTGCGATGGTCATCGAGGGTGCGGTGCCGCTGAACGGATTCTGAAACACCCGGCCGATCATCGAGGCCCGCCGATGCTCGGGCCACGACGTGACGTCGGTGCCGTCGATCGACAGTGTGCCGGAATCCACGATGAACGTACCGGCGACGGCATTGAGGAATGTGGACTTGCCGGATCCATTGCCGCCGATGACGATGACGAAGGAGCCTTCTTCAATTGTCAGATCGACGCCCTGAAGCGCACGTACTTCGTTCGGCGTCCCTGGGTTGAAGGTTTTGACGATGCGGCGGACGTCAAGCATGTTTCTGCCCCATCTTGCGCATCATGCCTGGCAACACCAGTGCCGCGAACACAAACGCGGCGGTGATCAGTTTCAAGTCATTCGGATTCAATCCGCCCCGGAGCGCGATCGCCACAAGGAGCCGGAACAGCACCGACCCCATGATGGCGCCGGTGATGACGTAGCCGAGTTGGCGGACACCCACGAGCGCCTCACCAATGATGATGCTCGCGAGCCCCCACACCACCATGCCGATGCCCATCTGCACGTCGGCAAAGCCCTGATACTGCGTGAGCAGTGAGCCGGCGGATGCAATCAGTCCGTTCGAAAGTGCCAGCCCAAGCACAATCATGGTGTTCACATTCACACCCAGTGCACGAATCATCTGATCGTTGTCACCGGCCGCCTGCATCGCGGTGCCAAGGTTCGTCCTGAAGAACAGGTACAGGGCCAGTCCGAAGACCGCCGCCACGAGCAGCGCGAGCAGGAGCACCGAAATGTCGCGCGTGGCCACTTCCCAGCCGATGAGGTTCACGTTGTCAGCGCCGAGCAGGCTGACGCCCCACCCTTCCGCGAGGGACGCAACCGTTCGTTCCGACATCAAGGGCACGTTGCTTTTGCCCATGATGTGCAGGTTCACGGAGAAGAGCGCCGTCATCACGAGGATGCCCGAGAGCAGCCGATTGATTCCGAAGCGCGTGTGGATCACACCCGTCACCGTGCCCGCCAATGCACCTGCAGCAAACGCCGCCATCGTCGCGAGTCCAGGATGCACTTGCGCCACAAGGAGGACAGCCGTCACCGACGCGCCAAGCGTGACCGAACCTTCAGCCGTAATGTCGGGAAACGAAAAGATGCGGAAGCTGATGAACACGCCGAGCGCGAGGAGCGACAGGATGAGTCCAATGGTGACGGCGCCGATCAGGAGCAACATGGCTAGCCCTTCGCCTCGCCAAGCCAATCAGCCGCAATCGGCCCAGCCCAACAGGCCCCGCGGATGAACTCACTCTCGCCGGCGCCGGCCGGACCACGGTCGTCATGCAGGAGGTGCAGGACGCCCAGGAGTTGTTCGTGCTCGAAGAGCGACGTCACGGTGTCCTTCAGGTCAATCTCTCCCTTGCGCAGTGGCCGGAAGGGAAACGCCGCCGCGTGCACGTGTCCGGCCATGCCGTCCGTGCCAAGGGGACGCACACAGGCGGCTCGCGCCACCGCTCCACCCCTGACCAGCACCCCAGCAGTGACGGTGGTTGATCGCAGGAACGCTCGCTCGGCCGTAAACGTCAGTCGGCCGCGCACGCCTGGGTGCCTGAAGAAGTCTCCACCGTCCTGATCCCCGAGGGGCTGGGCCGGGGAGCGGCGCAGCGCCGCGCCCACCAGGCCGGCCGCTTCACCGACCATGACAAATCCCACGGCCTCAGTGCCGACAATTTCGGCGATGCCCTCAAGCAGGCTCATCATGCCGATGGCAGAACCGGGCTGCTGCGACTCGAAGTGCACAAGTTTCGTGAACTCTCCCTCACACGCCAAGCCGTACAACACGCGGACATCGTCGGGCAGCGGACCAGTTGCGAGCAGATAGTCGGGCACGTTGGTGCCATCGGCGGGTTGATAGCCGGTGGCGCCAGCCACTGAGAGCATCTCGCCAAATCTGGACTGACAGTCCGCAAAGCCCTCGCCGAAGGCGCCCACTCCCAGTGCGAACATGGGAGAAAGCGAGCCGAGGCTGGTGCAATCGCTCTCGGTGAACGCCGCCGTGCCCAGCGGCGCATCGGCGCCGAGTGTGCGACACCTGAGGCCGGCGGCATCCGGCCGGTCGAACACCTCGAAGGCCACGCCCGCCCTTGCCACGGCCCGACCCGGCCGGGGCATCGCCACAGTCACTGCCGACCGTATGTCGGGGGCGATGAGTACCGCACTGAGCCGCGTCATCTCAAGCACGAGTCGCACCGAACTCGACGGATTCACCACCACAAACGTGCCCGTGATCCGGCTGAGCTGTTTGTAGAACTTCATGAGCGCGGCGATTCCGGCGGAGCTGAGGAACGTGACCTGCGACAGGTCCACCCGAAGATGATGGTGCCCGTCGCGCACCGCTTCAGAAAGCGCATTGTCGAGATGGTCGGCCCAGTAGCCGTCGAGGCGGCCAGCGACGGTCAGGAGGAACGCGCCGTCTGCGGGAGTTTTTGTAATCTGCATCGTGTCCCCTGCTCCGGTGTCAGCGGCCGATGACTTCATCCGCGCGGCGGATGACCGCCTGCGGCACGGTGAACCCGATCTTGCGGGCGACATCGAGGTTGACCATCAACTTCGTCGGCGCGTATTCGACGAAGGGAATGGTGGCTGGGCGCGCGCCGCGGATAATCTGGGCCGCGATCCGGCCGGCCTCCACGCCGCTGCCGTGGTAGTCGCGCGAGACAGCCAGCACACCACCGGCGCGCAGTTGCGCCGACTGGAATACGAACACCGGCAGCTTCGCCCGTGACGCGGCCTGGGCAATTCCGGGAAAGGCCGTCACCGTGAGGTTGCCAGCCACCTGGCAAATGGCGTCGATGCCGCTCGTGGCGAGTGCCATGGCCGCGTCTGCGACCTCGACGCTTGAGTTTGCCGCCACCGATTTGATCTCAAATCCCATGGGACCTGCCGCAGCCATCAGGGCGTCACGCTGGTGCACCATGTTCACTTCGGCCGGCACGTACACCATTCCCAGCTTGCGCGCGCGCGGCATCACTTCGCGCACAAGCGAGAGCATCTTGTCGAACGCTCCCATCATGTAGACGCCGCTCACATTCGGCAGGTGGTCGGCATTGGTCGTACCGGCGCCCACCGAAAACGCATTTGCCACGTACGTGAAGACGATCGGCATCGTCTTTGTCCGCTGGATGGCGGCCTGCAGCGTGGGCGTGGAAAACGTCACGAGCATGTCGGCGCCGTCTCCGATGGCGGCGTCGATCAGTCCCGTGACCGTGGCCATATCACCCTGCGCATTACGCACCGTGTATTCAAAGTCGCGCCCAGGCTCAAGCCCGGCTTCTTTCAGACCTGCCAGCACACCGGCTTCCGATTCCTCCACATCCGGCGTGTTGTTGTACTCAACAAACCCCAAGCGCCATTTCTTAGCGGCCACCTGGCGAGGCGCCGGCGCAGCCTTCTTTGCGCCATGAACGCCGGCTTCGTCAACCGTGACGGTCGCGCGTTTCAGAGTGGCATCGGCGAACGCCCATCGCTCACGCAGGCCTTTGAGCGCCGTGGTATTCACCGACAGAAACGGCGGGACGATGTCGAGAACGTCGCGAATCGGGATCTTCGAGATGTCCGCGCCTTCGAGCACATCGGCCACCAGGAAGGCGGCCTGCCGCCCCGACTCGAAGAAGTTGGGGCCGATGTCGAACAGCGTGCCGCGGTCGGCCCGGCCAGGCAGGATGGTGAAGACGGGCACGCGCGCCCGGCGTGCCAGCGACGCCACCAGGTCCACGGCGGCGATCACGGTGTTGTCGCCACCGATCCAGATCGCCTGGGCCCCTCGCGAGACCAGTGAATTGATCGCCTCGGGCACCGCCGACGTGCTGTCCACGTTGGCCTCCACGAGGGTCAGGCCCAGTTTTTTCGTGGCCTCGCGCGCCTTCGTGGTGAAAACGAGTGAATTGGATTCCGACGGGTTCCAGGCCACGCCGATGGTCTGCAGCGATGGCAGCGACTCCTTCGCGATCCGGAACGACTCCTCCACGGGCGCCATCACGCCCTGTCCCACGATATGCGCGGGGTGCTTGAGCGGGTCGGCCCTGTCGAGCCCGATCCCCGACGCATAGGGATCGGCGACCAGGAAAAATACGTGGCGGGTCTTGCCCTCGCGATTGTTGTTGGCCACCGCCTGCATGGACGGTGTGCTCGACGTCACCACCAGGTCGAAGTCACCGGCCGTGACCTGGCGCGCAATCGCCACACCCGTCGGCATGTCGCCCTGCGCGTTGAAACGTTGGATGGTGATGTTCTCACCGTCGCGGAATCCCCGTTCCGCCAGCCCGTCGAGGAGTCCCTCGATGCCCTCGTCGAGCACCGGCGTGTTGGCGTGCTGGACGATGGCGATGCGCGACACCTTGCCGGGCCCGCTCGAGCGGCGGCCCAGGTCTGCGATGAGCAGGATCGCCGACGCCACAGCGATCAGCAGGATGCCGAGAGAAAGACGCGCGACGACTCTGAGTAGGCCAGCCAACGGAAAGGTGCGCAGATTGTCACGTTCTCACATCGAACCTGTCAACCACGCCGAAGGTGATCAAGAATGCGTGCCATGCGTACTTCCATTGCCAGTCTCGCCTTTGCACTGACCGCCGCCGCCTGCGCGCCTGCGCCACCCGCGCCCGTTGCTCCGCCGCCGCCTGCGGCCTTTCCGGCAGGCCCCCTCGTCGACCTGACGCACACGTACGAAGCGCAGTCGATCTTCTGGCCGACGGCCGATCCGTTCCGACTCGACAAGGTGGCGGACGGGATGACGCCGGCCGGCTACTACTACGCCTCGAACAACTTCTTTTCATCCGAGCATGGCGGCACCCACATGGATGCGCCCGTCCACTTCGCTCAAGGCAGTCACACCGCGGATCAGGTGCCACTCGATCGCCTCGTGGGGCCCGCGCTCGTGATCGACGTGACAGAAGCCGCCCGCCAGAACGCCGACTATCAGGTCACCGTCGCGGACCTGCAGGCGTGGGAGCAGCAGCACGGCCAGATCGAGCCGAATGCCATTCTTCTGATTCGCACCGGGTTTTCGCAGCGCTGGCCGGATGCCGCACGTTACCTGGGCACGGCCGAACGCGGCCCCGCAGCGGTCCCGAAGCTGCACTTCCCCGGCCTGCATCCCGATGCCGCAAAGTGGATTGTGGCAAGCCGGCCGGTCAGGGCCCTCGGCATCGACACCGCGAGCATCGACTACGGCCAGTCTTCGCTCTATGAGTCACACCGGGCGCTCTACGCCACCAACATCCCGGCGTTCGAGAACCTGACCGCACTCGAACAGTTGCCACTGCGCGGGGCCTCCATCGTCGCACTCCCGATGAAAATCAAAGGCGGCAGCGGCGCACCGCTTCGCGCCATCGCGATTCTGCCCGCGCGCTGACCGACGCGCCAGAATCACTCGGTCGGTGTCTAACCTGTTCCAATGGTGCGCAGGCTTGCGGTTCTGTGTCTGTTCGGATTCGCGGTGGCGCTGTCTGCGCAGGGGCCGCCCCAGGGACCTCCGCCTCCCCCACCTCCGCCGCCATTGGCGGGCGGTGTCAGTCAAGGCGGACGGGCCGGCGGCTCAGGTGTGACCGGCGGTGCGCCGTCGGTGCTGATGGAAGCGCCGCGAGAGATGGGCACCGGATCCATCAGCGGCATCGTCACCGACGGCACGACCGGCGCGGCTGTTGAAGGCGCGCTGGTCTCACTGACAGTCAGCAGCAGGGAGATCGGTCAGGCCAGCAGCACACGGCCGCAGCAGATGACCGACAGCAAGGGGCGTTTCATCTTCACAGACCTCCCGGCGTCCACCGGGTATTCGCTGGCCACCACGCGAGCCGGTTACCTCGCCGGCGGGTACCGGCGAGTGCCAGGCGTTGCCAGCCTGACGCGCATCACCCTGACCGAAGGCCAATGGTTCACCGAAGGGCACATCAAGCTGTGGCGTCCGGCGGCAATCTCCGGAACCATTCGTGACGAACGGGGCGAACCACTCGTGAGCATCCCGGTGCGCCTGCTCATGGGCGCCACACTCGCCGGACGGCAGCGCTGGGCCGTTGGGCCCGCAGTGCAGACCGACGACCGAGGCATGTACCGCTTTGCCGGCCTGATGAAGGGCCAGTATCTGGTGCACGTGCCCAGCATCCAGATCAGTTTGCCTGGCGGCGAAGTGGCGCTATATCGCCCACCGAACCGCGCACCCGCCGGTGCATCGCCGACGCCGCAGGCCCAGGAAGCATTGCCCGTCCTCCGCGCCAGTGATGGCTCAGGCGTTGTGACCGGCTACTTCGCGGTGCCGCCACCAGACGATAAGGGCTCGGTCTACGCATCCTTGTTCCACCCAGCAGCGCGCACGCCCACTGACGCCACAACCATCGCAGTGGACTTCGCAGAGAATCGCGCGGGAGTGGACGTGCAGATGGCTCCGCTGCCCTCCGTATCGGTGTCGGGAATTGTGGCGGGCCCGCCGGCCGCTATCGCGGGAGTCCCGGTGCGGATCTTCCCGGTTGGCGGTGAGTTGGTCGGTCTTGCCGGCGACGCCGGTGTGACCACGGCTGATGCCGGCGGCGCCTTTACGTTTCAACGAATCCCTGAAGGCCACTACGTCATCGTCGCCAGCCGGTCCGTGGCCGAATACCAGGTCAACCAGTTCGGCTCACGAGAGGCGTTGATGCCCACCGGCGGCAATCCCTTCTGGATGCGATACAGCAATATGCCCGGCGGCAACGGCATGGTGCTCAACTCGAACAGCGTGCCTGGGCCTGATGTGACGGGCCGTGTCGAGGTGAGCGTGGGGAGCCGGCCGGTCACCGGCATCGTCGTACCGGTGATTCCTGCCACAAGCGTCTCAGGGCACATCGAGTGGGACGGCTCCGAAGTCCGGCCTGCGGGCGCGCCGCCCTTCATGGTGCGCTTCGAACCCACTGACGGCGACATTACGCTGGGTCCGTACGGGGCTGTTCCGTACTGGCCACAAGCCACTGTCGCCGCACGGATCACGTTCACCTTCAACAACGTCAAACCCGGCCGCTACTCGCTGGTCGAGGCCATCAGCAACAACCAGCAGGCGTTGGT from Acidobacteriota bacterium encodes the following:
- a CDS encoding carboxypeptidase regulatory-like domain-containing protein, which codes for MVRRLAVLCLFGFAVALSAQGPPQGPPPPPPPPPLAGGVSQGGRAGGSGVTGGAPSVLMEAPREMGTGSISGIVTDGTTGAAVEGALVSLTVSSREIGQASSTRPQQMTDSKGRFIFTDLPASTGYSLATTRAGYLAGGYRRVPGVASLTRITLTEGQWFTEGHIKLWRPAAISGTIRDERGEPLVSIPVRLLMGATLAGRQRWAVGPAVQTDDRGMYRFAGLMKGQYLVHVPSIQISLPGGEVALYRPPNRAPAGASPTPQAQEALPVLRASDGSGVVTGYFAVPPPDDKGSVYASLFHPAARTPTDATTIAVDFAENRAGVDVQMAPLPSVSVSGIVAGPPAAIAGVPVRIFPVGGELVGLAGDAGVTTADAGGAFTFQRIPEGHYVIVASRSVAEYQVNQFGSREALMPTGGNPFWMRYSNMPGGNGMVLNSNSVPGPDVTGRVEVSVGSRPVTGIVVPVIPATSVSGHIEWDGSEVRPAGAPPFMVRFEPTDGDITLGPYGAVPYWPQATVAARITFTFNNVKPGRYSLVEAISNNQQALVGATWNGRDMLDTPLEVSGEGPVTGIVLQMTTQVNKLSGTVRGPDGRVATEATVVIFPASPAALGPTSVNTARFRTANITADGTYELRGLLPGDYLVAAVPIEDRARASEPAFMTAVAGRSARVTVGPHSVVSQDLRVIGGPR
- a CDS encoding cyclase family protein, translating into MRTSIASLAFALTAAACAPAPPAPVAPPPPAAFPAGPLVDLTHTYEAQSIFWPTADPFRLDKVADGMTPAGYYYASNNFFSSEHGGTHMDAPVHFAQGSHTADQVPLDRLVGPALVIDVTEAARQNADYQVTVADLQAWEQQHGQIEPNAILLIRTGFSQRWPDAARYLGTAERGPAAVPKLHFPGLHPDAAKWIVASRPVRALGIDTASIDYGQSSLYESHRALYATNIPAFENLTALEQLPLRGASIVALPMKIKGGSGAPLRAIAILPAR
- a CDS encoding STAS domain-containing protein, with protein sequence MQITKTPADGAFLLTVAGRLDGYWADHLDNALSEAVRDGHHHLRVDLSQVTFLSSAGIAALMKFYKQLSRITGTFVVVNPSSSVRLVLEMTRLSAVLIAPDIRSAVTVAMPRPGRAVARAGVAFEVFDRPDAAGLRCRTLGADAPLGTAAFTESDCTSLGSLSPMFALGVGAFGEGFADCQSRFGEMLSVAGATGYQPADGTNVPDYLLATGPLPDDVRVLYGLACEGEFTKLVHFESQQPGSAIGMMSLLEGIAEIVGTEAVGFVMVGEAAGLVGAALRRSPAQPLGDQDGGDFFRHPGVRGRLTFTAERAFLRSTTVTAGVLVRGGAVARAACVRPLGTDGMAGHVHAAAFPFRPLRKGEIDLKDTVTSLFEHEQLLGVLHLLHDDRGPAGAGESEFIRGACWAGPIAADWLGEAKG
- a CDS encoding ABC transporter substrate-binding protein, which produces MAGLLRVVARLSLGILLIAVASAILLIADLGRRSSGPGKVSRIAIVQHANTPVLDEGIEGLLDGLAERGFRDGENITIQRFNAQGDMPTGVAIARQVTAGDFDLVVTSSTPSMQAVANNNREGKTRHVFFLVADPYASGIGLDRADPLKHPAHIVGQGVMAPVEESFRIAKESLPSLQTIGVAWNPSESNSLVFTTKAREATKKLGLTLVEANVDSTSAVPEAINSLVSRGAQAIWIGGDNTVIAAVDLVASLARRARVPVFTILPGRADRGTLFDIGPNFFESGRQAAFLVADVLEGADISKIPIRDVLDIVPPFLSVNTTALKGLRERWAFADATLKRATVTVDEAGVHGAKKAAPAPRQVAAKKWRLGFVEYNNTPDVEESEAGVLAGLKEAGLEPGRDFEYTVRNAQGDMATVTGLIDAAIGDGADMLVTFSTPTLQAAIQRTKTMPIVFTYVANAFSVGAGTTNADHLPNVSGVYMMGAFDKMLSLVREVMPRARKLGMVYVPAEVNMVHQRDALMAAAGPMGFEIKSVAANSSVEVADAAMALATSGIDAICQVAGNLTVTAFPGIAQAASRAKLPVFVFQSAQLRAGGVLAVSRDYHGSGVEAGRIAAQIIRGARPATIPFVEYAPTKLMVNLDVARKIGFTVPQAVIRRADEVIGR